A single genomic interval of Daucus carota subsp. sativus chromosome 1, DH1 v3.0, whole genome shotgun sequence harbors:
- the LOC108202947 gene encoding probable copper-transporting ATPase HMA5, with protein MAARLLSLACIGQKKYGDLSPTPHYPSMPKGVTPEHEKLLRGSESVALYSVVGMTCSACAASIEKAVKRLPGIKDAAVDVLNNRAQVLFYPSLVDDETIREAIEDAGFNARLMEDENIDKSTKVCTILIKGMTSTSCSTAVESALQALPGVLKAQVALSTEEAQVRYDSKFVTQSKILETIEETGFEAVLVSSGEDLSRIELKVDGMETDKCKRTIEIYLKALPGVENVAIDPELSKVSVSYNASMTGPRSFIQVIQSTESGRYKAYIYAEGEGGGGGRDAHKRKEIRQYFRCFLWSLIFTIPIFLSSMVFMYIPGIKHALNRKVVNMLEIGGLMRWILATPVQFIIGRRFYTGSYKALRHGSANMDVLIALGTNAAYFYSVYMVLRAASSQHFEATDFFETSSMLISFILLGKYLEILAKGKTSEAISKLMNLAPHTATLLTIDSEGNVDNEEEIDSRLIQRNDMIKILPGAKVSSDGIVVWGQSHVNESMITGEARSVAKRQGDTVIGGTVNENGVLHIKATHVGSESALAQIVRLVESAQMAKAPVQKFADRISKFFVPMVITLSVFTWLTWFLAGKFNSYPKSWIPSSMDSFQLALQFGISVMVIACPCALGLATPTAVMVGTGVGATQGILIKGGQALESAHKVNCIVFDKTGTLTMGKPQVVDTKLLRNMVLGEFYELIAAAEVNSEHPLAKAIVEYAKNFREDGENPVWPEARDFESITGQGVKAVVRNKEINVGNKSLMLDLNISIPIDAEELLAEAEEMAQTGILVSIDGQLTGVIAISDPLKPSAREVISILKSMNVKSIMVTGDNWGTARSIAKEVGIDTVIAEARPEYKAEKVKELQASGYTVAMVGDGINDSPALVAADVGMAIGAGTDIAIEAADIVLMKSNLEDVITAIDLSRKTFTRIRLNYIWALGYNLLGIPIAAGVLFPSTGFRLPPWIAGAAMAASSVSVVCCSLLLKYYRRPMELESLEIGEITVE; from the exons GATGAAACAATCCGTGAGGCCATTGAAGATGCTGGATTCAATGCCAGATTGATGGAAGACGAGAACATTGATAAATCCACAAAAGTATGCACAATCTTGATCAAGGGAATGACAAGCACTTCTTGTTCCACTGCTGTTGAGTCCGCTTTACAGGCTCTGCCTGGGGTACTCAAAGCCCAAGTTGCATTATCAACTGAAGAAGCTCAAGTGAGATATGATTCGAAGTTTGTGACTCAAAGTAAGATTTTGGAGACAATAGAAGAAACTGGATTTGAGGCCGTGCTGGTTAGTTCAGGAGAAGATCTTAGCAGAATCGAACTGAAAGTTGATGGAATGGAAACTGATAAGTGTAAGAGAACTATTGAGATTTACCTTAAAGCACTACCAGGAGTTGAAAATGTTGCTATTGATCCTGAGTTGAGTAAGGTTTCTGTTTCCTACAATGCAAGCATGACAGGGCCTAGAAGTTTCATTCAAGTCATTCAGTCGACTGAATCAGGTCGGTACAAGGCATATATATATGCAGAAGGAGAAGGGGGAGGAGGAGGAAGAGATGCACATAAGCGAAAGGAAATCAGACAATATTTTAGATGTTTTTTGTGGAGTTTGATTTTTACTATTCCAATATTCTTGTCATCCATGGTTTTCATGTATATACCTGGTATTAAGCATGCATTAAACAGGAAAGTTGTCAATATGTTGGAGATTGGTGGGCTAATGAGGTGGATACTGGCTACTCCAGTGCAGTTTATCATCGGAAGGAGATTCTACACGGGCTCCTATAAGGCATTAAGACATGGTTCTGCAAACATGGATGTTTTGATTGCGCTGGGAACAAATGCAGCATACTTTTATTCGGTTTACATGGTTCTGAGAGCTGCTAGCTCTCAGCATTTTGAGGCAACGGATTTCTTTGAGACGAGCTCAATGCTTATCTCATTTATCCTCCTTGGGAAATATTTAGAGATTTTGGCCAAAGGAAAGACTTCCGAGGCCATTTCTAAGCTTATGAACTTGGCTCCACATACTGCAACACTGTTAACCATTGATAGTGAAGGAAATGTAGATAATGAGGAAGAAATAGACAGCAGATTAATCCAACGAAATGACATGATTAAGATCCTCCCTGGTGCAAAAGTATCTTCAGATGGCATTGTCGTTTGGGGACAAAGCCACGTGAATGAGAGCATGATCACAGGAGAAGCTCGTTCTGTGGCCAAGAGACAGGGTGACACAGTGATTGGAGGCACTGTGAATGAGAATGGGGTGCTACATATCAAGGCAACTCATGTTGGTTCAGAGAGTGCTCTTGCGCAAATTGTTAGGCTTGTTGAGTCAGCACAGATGGCTAAAGCTCCAGTACAGAAATTTGCTGATCGTATCTCCAAATTTTTTGTGCCTATG GTTATTACCCTATCTGTTTTCACATGGCTCACTTGGTTTTTAGCTGGCAAATTTAACAGCTATCCAAAATCTTGGATTCCATCCTCCATGGATAGCTTTCAGCTTGCGCTGCAGTTTGGCATTTCTGTCATGGTCATAGCATGTCCGTGTGCTCTTGGTTTGGCGACTCCAACAGCTGTGATGGTCGGAACTGGAGTTGGTGCCACTCAAGGGATTCTGATCAAAGGTGGCCAGGCCCTAGAGAGTGCTCATAAG GTGAACTGTATTGTCTTTGACAAGACTGGGACTCTAACAATGGGCAAGCCGCAGGTAGTTGACACAAAACTTCTAAGAAACATGGTTCTTGGAGAATTTTACGAGCTGATCGCTGCAGCTGAG GTAAACAGCGAGCACCCTTTGGCCAAGGCGATTGTAGAGTATGCTAAGAACTTTAGAGAGGATGGGGAAAATCCTGTCTGGCCAGAAGCTCGAGACTTTGAATCTATTACTGGACAGGGTGTGAAAGCTGTAGTTCGTAATAAAGAAATAAACGTGGGAAACAAGAGCTTGATGTTGGATCTCAACATCAGTATTCCAATTGATGCAGAGGAACTGCTTGCAGAAGCTGAAGAAATGGCTCAAACTGGGATTCTTGTGTCAATAGATGGGCAATTGACTGGAGTTATTGCCATATCTGATCCATTAAAGCCTAGTGCTCGGGAAGTCATATCGATTCTCAAATCAATGAATGTCAAGAGTATTATGGTGACAGGTGATAACTGGGGAACTGCCAGGTCTATAGCGAAGGAAGTTGGGATTGATACAGTCATTGCAGAAGCAAGACCGGAGTACAAAGCTGAAAAGGTGAAGGAACTACAG GCTTCTGGATATACTGTGGCAATGGTAGGAGATGGAATTAATGATTCACCAGCCCTCGTGGCTGCTGATGTTGGAATGGCAATTGGCGCGGGTACAGACATTGCCATCGAGGCAGCTGACATTGTTCTAATGAAAAGCAACTTGGAGGATGTGATTACTGCCATTGACCTTTCGAGGAAAACCTTTACTAGAATCCGACTGAACTACATATGGGCCTTAGGCTACAATCTTCTAGGAATTCCTATTGCTGCTGGTGTCCTTTTCCCGTCTACTGGATTCCGCTTGCCACCCTGGATAGCGGGAGCTGCAATGGCAGCATCATCAGTCAGTGTGGTTTGCTGTTCTCTTCTGTTAAAGTACTACAGAAGGCCCATGGAGTTGGAGTCACTTGAGATTGGCGAAATAACTGTTGAGTGA
- the LOC108203018 gene encoding fatty-acid-binding protein 2, with protein sequence MDLDRWFSSAYPPEPLVHPYLLSQISSFVDNSLQHSGYLYMSGSMAIRDAFNCMSKYSSAMLLCFAGKSNFDSNLRSPGEPFGSYTRSCKSYARVNYIASARHNISILGRTFRLTGKSFIPVLYKFTNSSLGKLCEHPPGELQSISMLSLAAALVPSLDKVSMKPENELYVQMEKETAHMQGCTDQSPSKVEHQGCDDICFNGKINGSRHIVEPSTGIEFPAILDDYSAHETNYTGLSEVLVGTGSKTMKIIKIKSLKVYAFGFYVHPCDVCEKLGSSYSSIAACELDKRHSLYQDLLREDIGMTVRLVVSVNGIKISTVKNAFEKSLRARLMKTNPNNDLDCLKKFGSLFSQDYPICAGTTIYIRRTVDGHLITEIGGHQIGAVHSRDLCRAFFDMYIGDLPICAETKDEIGRNVATILGHC encoded by the exons TCTGCGTATCCTCCAGAACCACTTGTGCACCCCTATCTGTTGTCCCAAATTAGTTCATTTGTAGACAATTCACTTCAGCATTCGGGATACCTTTACATGTCTGGAAGTATGGCAATCCGAGATGCTTTCAACTGTATGTCAAAGTATAGCAGCGCAATGCTGTTGTGCTTTGCTGGCAAGTCAAATTTTGATAGTAATCTCCGCTCACCAGGCGAGCCTTTTGGTTCATATACAAGAAGCTGTAAATCTTATGCACGAGTAAATTACATTGCCTCTGCAAGACATAATATCTCAATACTGGGCCGTACTTTCAGATTAACAGGAAAAAGTTTTATCCCTGTACTTTACAAGTTTACAAATTCCAGTCTAGGAAAACTGTGCGAACACCCCCCGGGAGAGCTTCAGTCGATTTCTATGCTCTCATTAGCTGCAGCTTTGGTACCATCATTAGACAAAGTGTCCATGAAACCGGAGAATGAGTTGTATGTTCAGATGGAAAAGGAAACTGCACATATGCAGGGTTGCACAGATCAGAGTCCCAGCAAAGTTGAGCATCAGGGATGTGATGATATTTGCTTCAATGGAAAAATAAATGGTTCTAGACATATAGTGGAGCCAAGTACTGGCATTGAGTTCCCGGCTATATTGGACGACTATTCGGCCCATGAGACCAACTATACCGGGCTGTCAGag GTTCTTGTTGGAACTGGATCCAAAACGATGAAAATAATTAAGATCAAGTCTTTGAAGGTCTATGCATTTGGTTTCT aTGTACATCCTTGTGATGTATGTGAGAAATTGGGTTCAAGCTACTCTTCTATCGCAGCTTGCGAATTAGATAAACGTCATAGCCTCTATCAGGATCTTCTCAG GGAGGATATTGGCATGACAGTTAGACTTGTGGTTAGTGTCAACGGGATAAAAATTAGTACAGTTAAAAA TGCTTTTGAAAAATCCCTTCGAGCTCGATTGATGAAG ACAAACCCCAACAATGATTTAGACTGCCTCAAAAAATTTGGTTCTCTTTTCTCACAAGATTATCCTATATGCGCG GGAACAACTATATATATTAGGAGAACAGTGGATGGTCATTTAATCACCGAAA TTGGAGGCCACCAGATTGGAGCAGTTCATAGCAGGGATTTGTGTA GAGCTTTCTTTGACATGTACATAGGAGATCTTCCGATTTGTGCAGAAACAAAAGATGAGATAGGGAGAAATGTGGCAACTATATTAGGACATTGCTAA